Proteins from a single region of Ogataea parapolymorpha DL-1 chromosome IV, whole genome shotgun sequence:
- a CDS encoding putative membrane protein produces the protein MLLLVLILVITLALVAPQLVSNLRDIGTVALEKQASVSPTKKPGESAVYRSVDVPHGLPLTTGLRIQTGYKIRDGILKDIWHQALQTDTVLEIGGARRSIRQVNGMILHLAQQMDQHNVGPRVGLNSGLDDLHALVVLFCCFFVCDRTVVVGENPDVDVLFTRKTAGSAANVVDLDDPTYFVERPETAEYAYSPLKDYTRFNNEPYIELIDGTEYRYFQRSFVSAVASQLMSLSTAFSWSTRDRLLVVPGNRNNALVKILCGLLTGVELITVAADAPIDALVSSQPTIVSAPSAWLQPLVDVRPSLLRALLLNRAEFLNSHGIFNPLGKLYATRLRLVYLQDSIFTSAQYNKLKSVLHARIVKETDIRGSMGPLLKTNLFEYRLLGQNQLGVPANSVELKTRDGRLYARGFVLAKHDAMQVDEEMWTDTGLRGFFATDGCFYAS, from the coding sequence atgcTATTATTAGTTCTGATCCTGGTGATAACGCTGGCCCTGGTGGCGCCGCAATTGGTTTCGAATCTGCGCGACATCGGTACTGTCgcgctggaaaaacaggcGTCGGTCAGCCCCACGAAAAAGCCCGGCGAGTCTGCCGTATACCGCTCCGTCGACGTGCCGCACGGCCTGCCGTTGACCACGGGGCTGCGCATTCAGACAGGCTACAAAATCAGGGACGGCATTCTCAAGGATATCTGGCACCAGGCACTGCAGACAGACACAGTTCTCGAAATTGGCGGCGCAAGGCGCTCGATTCGCCAAGTAAATGGCATGATTTTGCATCTGGCCCAGCAGATGGACCAGCACAACGTGGGCCCGCGCGTGGGGCTCAATTCGGGCCTCGACGACCTGCACGCACTCGTGGTgctcttctgctgctttttcGTGTGCGACAGGACCGTTGTTGTGGGAGAAAACCCGGACGTCGACGTGCTATTTACGAGGAAGACGGCCGGCTCTGCAGCCAACGTCGTGGACCTAGACGACCCGACGTATTTTGTTGAGCGTCCTGAAACGGCAGAGTATGCGTACAGTCCCCTCAAAGACTACACGCGCTTCAACAATGAGCCCTACATCGAGCTGATTGACGGCACAGAATACCGGTATTTCCAGCGCAGCTTTGTTTCCGCAGTCGCATCGCAGCTGATGTCGCTGTCGACGGCGTTTTCGTGGTCGACCCGCGACAGACTGCTTGTGGTTCCGGGAAACAGAAACAACGCGCTAGTCAAGATCCTGTGCGGGCTGCTGACGGGCGTCGAGCTGATCACCGTCGCGGCCgacgcgccgatcgacgctCTCGTGAGCAGCCAGCCGACCATCGTCTCTGCTCCGAGCGCGTGGCTACAGCCGCTTGTGGACGTGCGGCCGTCCCTGCTGCGTGCACTGCTGCTCAACCGTGCCGAATTCCTCAACTCTCATGGCATTTTCAACCCGCTAGGCAAACTGTATGCCACCAGACTGCGTCTGGTGTATCTCCAGGACTCAATTTTCACGTCGGCACAAtacaacaagctcaaaagcGTGCTGCATGCCCGGATCGTCAAGGAGACGGATATCCGTGGCTCCATGGGCCCCCTGCTCAAAACGAACCTGTTTGAGTACCGTCTGCTGGGCCAGAACCAGCTGGGCGTGCCGGCAAACTCTGTGGAGCTTAAGACTCGCGACGGCCGGCTCTACGCGCGCGGGTTCGTGCTCGCAAAGCACGACGCCATGCaggtcgacgaggagatgTGGACTGACACCGGGCTGCGCGGTTTTTTCGCCACAGACGGGTGTTTTTACGCTAGCTAG
- a CDS encoding Cell morphogenesis protein PAG1, with the protein MAERNWQEGADRGGAQQPVNVIEIPDLNGLHLEDTLQTAAEARKMSQHTLAHGNNATPSTQNPQPHEIHIPQSQDDEDDGYGAQPLSFRLGDPVSQNSTEPAAVIEQRQASISAKQKQSYPNYTLNIMVRQFTKLAERKLNLCLNSVPLDQEPNIIEILSEGVDPTFDRVITSLGYIARRKPKSVTDAVMHWRRGKSELREMARAMLEKDMMQWDSYKNTNVPQTHKKSASRSSRSTHDSPAINSDAETLRQLEQKVQKSKITFTQADRQFTISTYILWRVLIEVVRQTPTQTLIEETGLEEIMYNYLRNIDPYLVSQSIIHSSNWNLLAGLIGQMSEKSFLSVSDRFIADLEKFPKGYTDGSDVSESRLNLLIHGMRYLQFSNSSLERFEEGADFMKSLAKFFYRCENDNLLNSYCDVINQLLLSLAETLTAEVNHPTWVDAVTMIFSKSVHIATAKPPKLWKYAATLVATAVSVAPKTLFDREWLKIVDMYIRRLKPKLPTEEKVVITTCLARLIWAYLYRYSDTLNAKTRNLESIANLLFQGQQNKKQQWITHDSLLIQATVQTLRAMAYSQLNFTLENIILPILKSSFNGTTLESISHEKVILCIRTYACILSDYKSKERPPFPTDYVIHSSLDPMEFCNNDNKEIFDANSSNSAVHEEVSSLFISLLFLLDQQVGCKTLDGNIANVGAGGGSLASATSSTPTLPLKISQFYFHQDGHQTKNLELFSTVISVVSWCLSSNSSQYRRVIELLVKNTIHEDENVSAFSTDMLKILMTKKNPNVIMTVFARTAFYLDEKAASLLNHEYVSSTEYVKLLEVYVDLLQCWLEFLAETHKGSLETPNEMYNVNHGFVQEEIQETKPFEDLELKTIVTIIDEVEGNGLFFLFSHDFRVRFLGSQILRIIAQFDEVIYDLTSDTSGAKEPEEDRKKAHNRMPSKFAAEFGTRVIHVLESLDFFEFICPKKPILSEAESKRLARLQHKQRKDTIIRLAESNHGVDAALWFKVFEEILDSLVRRCPIQIAIARSHSCIRLVQLYDQLVSISLDPNSKNVSSLIWDYMLCLKIACSSLTSTSEQRLHIPAVATAAPTSSSIYAPLTKSHMRKRSQQLFTVQHQKITSAKSIFKMTVPLLTATNTKLKEALVEGLSCLNVNIFNSFLESIESILEGWAREQQPAEADLRLRVEITGVLNKVIAKFYKIGVPFLDDTVSRKLQFILENNKAFLSRPESQTNFELHRLRKYFCGLLETFHSECLKLDQVEKWLPFKFRRESFEFMDEWCGYGKDTSLFNERYRRMTEQISRRAEAVTLQASLELQKRQLQYSAISCMANLCCSPIATEKDSFNIPKVLDWIDSLFNTYTDKIIEMARRALLQILVVSTASDDILDQVINKCYTHDPALDNYFVTLSEAFVKGAKFRDKVHRPLALGLFACGSDNISVRTAAASLLEHTEMKFYETNKSVAFVDGICCRSRVIYKRTLFQLSTHFATAHPEDKYMMISELTMLFHIVGSSPRRDILAVLLPWVQTVELTLGPDHPNRHNSLMVLYNFFEITVKFAHKMQNEVEALWVALANGPNKSNVDEIYRFIVEHSLEMKNTVFWECSRQVISCLATIPAGVNLVDTLISNLEPKSMIPVEKLNADDTATFADESQITHGLPYVAQLAKIAQTTKGVTTPSFSLCELSVIFLSDLLLTPTENVKANLSLLLHLSFVLLDDQLAIVQDQACAMLIHLLRQYGDDEAGQCKRIIDSLRSYDRQKTFWTHGDLGGDKNGGRIPENMDALVRNVMHVFEKNYPGIQQDWSRTALAWATSCKVMHIAARSFQIFRCLISFLDLGMLRDMLLCLANTVSDENPGIQSFSMQILMTLNAITAELYSEQLIDFPQLFWSVVACLNTVHENEFIEVLSTLSKFISKIDLDSDETVECLIATFPPNWEGRFEGLQPLVMMGLRSANAYEPTIRLLDRLNLLKDSAIIGSGQYRILLALLANIPRFLHAQTSKRFGDDVVDAANVLCAMADRADMGALSRILNSLIKKKFRNKEDFMSQVVSVIKRYFFPEYSAQTLVFLLGLLFNNTAWIKLEMLDFLKHVFKAVDLTDSKFVGLGADLVSPLLRLLMTDYVDLALEVLDEANSISASPFDKHYLMMSSGDASMRREYEKVATLFGIPDESGWSVPIPAVSTARTRNNIHSVFSTCVVSTSKEGDEQPEPLVEPEFNRDDYVHYSPAWPDQREQSLLTRQQSSLQDDESTQDQNSLSHMLATLENLDSFFTKENMDLSGAYGHQYNGSVDTRSTTATSMGQSNWALTLDSPQLDQNMQFPSTASFKTLMGDSSSSPANFSVSSFRNSTRLNMAVPMQLSNKSASDYSSNLQEISSPLGSPMVSGQSPPGDDFEGLFRFEILRPSSKVKKRPSKLNTPLVNNGDPSIPLAKPSPRTPRSSRTPRSPYSKSIRFSRNYSSTYRKSARLYDSPSRDKQDAADTQ; encoded by the coding sequence ATGGCTGAACGCAATTGGCAGGAGGGAGCAGATCGCGGTGGGGCGCAACAACCCGTCAACGTGATCGAGATTCCCGACTTGAACGGCCTTCATCTTGAAGACACGTTGCAGACAGCGGCAGAGGCCCGCAAGATGTCGCAGCACACGCTTGCGCACGGCAACAATGCGACGCCTTCGACTCAGAACCCCCAACCGCACGAAATACACATCCCGCAGTCccaggacgacgaggacgacggcTACGGCGCGCAGCCACTGTCTTTCCGGCTGGGCGACCCCGTTTCACAGAACAGCACCGAGCCGGCGGCCGTCATTGAGCAGCGACAGGCCAGCATTTCGGCCAAGCAGAAACAGTCGTATCCGAACTACACTCTCAACATCATGGTAAGACAGTTTACGAAACTAGCCGAGAGGAAGCTGAACCTGTGTTTGAACAGCGTGCCACTGGATCAGGAGCCCAATATCATCGAGATCTTGTCCGAAGGGGTCGATCCGACGTTTGATCGCGTGATCACGTCGCTCGGGTACATTGCGCGGCGCAAGCCCAAGTCTGTGACCGACGCAGTGATGCACTGGCGGCGTGGCAAGTCCGAGTTACGAGAGATGGCGCGCGCAATGCTCGAAAAGGACATGATGCAGTGGGACAGCTACAAGAACACCAACGTGCCGCAGACACACAAAAAATCGGCCTCGCGGTCTTCGCGGTCGACTCACGATTCGCCGGCGATCAATTCCGACGCCGAGACATTGCGTCAGCTCGAGCAGAAGGTGCAAAAATCTAAAATCACGTTCACACAGGCGGACAGACAGTTCACGATCAGCACGTACATTTTGTGGCGGGTGCTGATCGAAGTGGTGCGCCAAACGCCCACGCAGACGCTGATCGAGGAAACAGGACTTGAGGAGATCATGTACAACTACTTGCGCAACATCGATCCGTATCTGGTGAGTCAAAGCATTATTCACTCGTCCAACTGGAACTTGCTCGCGGGTCTGATCGGCCAGATGTCGGAAAAGTCGTTTTTGTCCGTGAGTGACCGCTTCATCGCCGATCTCGAAAAGTTCCCAAAAGGATACACAGATGGCAGCGACGTGAGCGAGTCCAGACTGAATCTGCTGATCCACGGTATGCGATATCTGCAATTTTCCAACTCGTCGCTCGAACGGTTTGAGGAGGGCGCAGATTTTATGAAGAGTCTCGCCAAGTTCTTCTACCGATGCGAAAACGACAACTTGCTCAACTCCTATtgcgacgtgatcaaccagctgctttTGTCGCTCGCAGAAACACTGACCGCAGAGGTGAACCATCCTACATGGGTGGACGCCGTGACGATGATTTTCAGCAAGTCTGTGCACATTGCGACGGCGAAGCCACCCAAGCTGTGGAAATACGCCGCCACTTTGGTGGCCACAGCGGTCTCTGTTGCTCCCAAGACACTTTTCGACCGAGAGTGGCTCAAGATTGTCGACATGTACATCAGACGGCTCAAGCCGAAGCTGCCGACCGAGGAAAAGGTCGTCATTACAACCTGTCTGGCTCGGCTCATCTGGGCGTATTTGTACCGGTACTCGGACACGCTGAATGCCAAGACGAGAAACTTGGAGTCGATCGCCAATCTGCTATTCCAGGGACAACAAaacaagaaacagcagTGGATTACGCACGACTCGCTTCTGATCCAGGCCACCGTTCAGACCCTGCGTGCTATGGCGTACTCACAGCTCAACTTCACGCTGGAAAACATTATTCTACCAATCCTCAAGTCCTCGTTCAATGGAACCACTCTTGAAAGCATCTCGCACGAAAAAGTCATTCTCTGCATCCGCACCTACGCCTGTATACTATCAGACTACAAGTCTAAGGAAAGACCGCCCTTCCCGACCGACTACGTGATCCACTCGTCGCTGGACCCGATGGAGTTCTGCAACAACGACAACAAGGAGATCTTCGACGCTAACTCGTCCAACTCGGCTGTCCACGAAGAAGTGTCCAGTCTGTTCATCAGtctgctgtttttgctgGACCAGCAGGTCGGATGCAAGACGCTAGATGGTAACATAGCCAATGTGGGGGCCGGCGGCGGATCGTTGGCCAGCgccaccagcagcacgccAACGCTGCCACTCAAGATCTCGCAGTTTTATTTCCACCAGGACGGGCATCAGACTAAAAACTTGGAGCTGTTTTCGACGGTGATTTCTGTGGTTTCGTGGTGTCTGAGCAGCAACTCGTCGCAGTACCGTCGTGTGATTGAGcttttggtgaagaacACGATccacgaggacgagaatGTCAGCGCTTTTTCGACCGACATGCTCAAGATCCTCAtgaccaagaagaaccCGAACGTGATCATGACCGTTTTTGCGCGCACGGCGTTCTATCTCGACGAAAAGGCCGCAAGTCTGCTCAACCACGAGTACGTCTCGTCCACAGAGTacgtcaagctgctggaagtTTATGTGGACTTGCTACAATGCTGGCTTGAGTTCCTGGCAGAGACACACAAGGGCTCGCTAGAGACGCCAAACGAGATGTACAACGTCAACCACGGCTTCGTGCAAGAGGAGATCCAGGAAACGAAGCCGTTCGAGGaccttgagctcaagacgaTCGTCACAatcatcgacgaggtcgaGGGCAACGGgctgttcttcctgtttAGTCACGATTTCCGTGTGCGGTTTCTGGGGTCGCAGATTCTGCGTATTATCGCGCAGTTCGATGAGGTGATTTATGACCTGACGAGCGACACGAGTGGCGCTAAAGAGCCTGAAGAGGACCGCAAAAAGGCGCACAACCGGATGCCGTCGAAGTTTGCTGCCGAGTTCGGCACGCGGGTGATCCATGTTCTGGAGTCGCTGGATTTTTTCGAGTTCATCTGCCCTAAAAAACCTATTCTGAGCGAGGCCGAGTCGAAACGGCTCGCACGGCTGCAGCACAAGCAGCGCAAGGACACCATTATTCGGCTCGCCGAGAGCAACCACGGAGTCGATGCGGCGCTGTGGTTTaaggtgtttgaggagatTCTCGACTCGCTGGTCAGACGGTGTCCTATCCAGATCGCCATAGCACGCTCTCACAGCTGTATTCGTCTTGTCCAGCTGtacgaccagctggtttCGATTAGTCTCGATCCAAACTCGAAAAACGTTAGCTCGCTCATCTGGGACTACATGCTGTGCTTGAAAATTGCATGCTCGTCGCTTACCTCCACGAGTGAGCAGCGCCTGCACATCCCGGCGGTGGCAACGGCCGCGCCGACGTCATCGTCCATCTACGCGCCGCTGACGAAGTCGCACATGCGTAAGCGTTCTCAGCAGCTGTTCACAGTgcagcaccagaaaatcACGAGTGCAAAGTCAATCTTCAAGATGACCGTGCCCTTGCTCACGGCTACCAATaccaagctgaaggaggCGTTGGTGGAGGGCCTAAGCTGCTTGAATGTGAACATTTTCAACAGTTTTCTCGAAAGCATCGAGAGCATCCTCGAAGGCTGGGCGCgcgagcagcagccagcGGAGGCCGATCTGCGATTACGTGTCGAGATCACCGGCGTGCTTAACAAGGTGATTGCCAAGTTCTACAAGATCGGCGTCCCATTTCTGGACGATACCGTGTCACGGAAACTGCAGTTtattctggaaaacaacaaGGCGTTTTTGTCGCGGCCCGAGTCGCAGACCAACTTCGAGCTGCACCGGCTGCGCAAGTATTTCTGCGGACTATTGGAGACTTTCCACTCAGAGTGTCTGAAACTCGACCAGGTGGAGAAATGGCTACCGTTCAAGTTTCGTAGAGAGTCGTTTGAGTTCATGGACGAGTGGTGCGGCTACGGCAAGGACACGAGTCTGTTCAACGAGCGGTACCGGCGGATGACGGAGCAGATTTCTCGGCGCGCCGAGGCGGTGACATTGCAGGCTTCTTTGGAGCTACAAAAAAGACAGCTGCAGTACAGTGCGATCAGCTGCATGGCGAACCTGTGTTGCAGTCCAATAGCCACGGAAAAGGACTCGTTCAATATTCCAAAGGTGCTGGACTGGATCGACTCGCTATTCAACACATATACGGACAAGATCATCGAGATGGCTCGCCGGGCGCTGTTGCAGATCCTCGTGGTGAGCACGGCCTCGGACGACATTCTCGACCAGGTCATCAACAAGTGCTACACACACGACCCGGCGTTGGACAACTACTTTGTGACGCTGAGCGAGGCCTTTGTCAAGGGTGCCAAGTTCAGAGACAAGGTGCATCGGCCGCTGGCTCTGGGGCTTTTTGCATGTGGGTCGGACAACATCAGCGTGCGCACCGCCGCGGCAAGCCTGCTGGAGCACACCGAGATGAAGTTCTACGAGACCAACAAGAGCGTGGCCTTTGTGGACGGCATTTGCTGCCGGTCAAGGGTGATCTACAAGCGCACGCTCTTTCAACTGTCGACGCATTTTGCGACGGCGCATCCCGAGGACAAGTATATGATGATCTCGGAGCTGACGATGCTGTTCCACATTGTCGGGTCGAGTCCACGACGCGACATCCTGGcggtgctgctgccgtGGGTGCAGACCGTGGAGCTGACGCTGGGACCGGACCATCCCAACAGACACAACTCGCTGATGGTTCTGTACAACTTTTTTGAGATCACGGTCAAATTTGCGCACAAGATGCAGAACGAGGTGGAAGCGTTGTGGGTGGCACTGGCAAACGGCCCCAATAAGTCGAACGTGGACGAGATATACCGATTTATTGTGGAGCACTCGCTGGAAATGAAGAACACAGTTTTCTGGGAGTGTTCGCGGCAGGTGATTTCGTGTCTCGCCACGATCCCGGCGGGCGTGAACCTCGTGGACACGCTGATTTCGAACCTGGAGCCAAAATCGATGATTCCTGTCGAGAAACTCAACGCAGACGACACCGCCACGTTCGCGGACGAGAGCCAGATCACGCACGGGCTGCCGTACGTGGCGCAGCTGGCGAAGATCGCGCAGACCACCAAGGGCGTCACCACGCCGTCGTTCTCGCTGTGCGAGTTGTCGGTGATTTTCTTGTCGGACCTGCTGCTCACGCCCACCGAGAACGTCAAGGCGAACCTGTCGCTGTTGCTGCATCTTTCGTTTGTGCTGCTCGACGACCAACTCGCGATCGTCCAGGACCAGGCGTGCGCAATGCTGATCCATCTGCTGCGCCAAtacggcgacgacgaggcggGCCAGTGCAAGCGTATCATCGACTCTCTGCGCAGCTACGACCGCCAGAAAACGTTCTGGACGCACGGCGACCTGGGCGGCGACAAAAACGGTGGCCGTATCCCGGAAAACATGGACGCGCTCGTGCGCAACGTGATGCACgtgtttgagaagaacTACCCGGGCATCCAGCAGGACTGGAGTCGCACCGCGCTGGCGTGGGCCACGTCGTGCAAGGTGATGCACATTGCCGCGCGCTCGTTCCAGATCTTCCGGTGTCTGATCTCGTTCCTCGACCTTGGCATGCTGCGCGACATGCTGCTGTGCCTGGCCAACACCGTCTCGGACGAAAACCCAGGCATCCAGAGCTTCTCGATGCAGATTCTCATGACGCTCAACGCGATCACTGCAGAGCTGTACagcgagcagctgatcGATTTCCCGCAACTGTTCTGGTCCGTCGTGGCCTGTCTCAACACCGTCCACGAGAACGAGTTCATCGAGGTGCTCTCCACGCTGTCCAAGTTCatctccaaaatcgaccTCGACTCCGACGAGACCGTCGAGTGTCTGATTGCGACGTTCCCGCCCAACTGGGAGGGCCGCTTTGAGGGTCTGCAGCCGCTGGTGATGATGGGCCTGCGGTCGGCGAATGCGTACGAGCCGACGATCCGGCTCTTGGACCGGCTCAATCTGCTCAAGGACAGCGCCATCATAGGTTCGGGCCAATATCGCATCCTGCTGGCGCTGCTAGCCAACATCCCGCGGTTTCTGCACGCGCAGACCTCCAAGCGGTTCGGCGACGACGTTGTGGACGCGGCAAACGTGCTGTGTGCGATGGCCGACCGCGCCGACATGGGCGCCCTGAGCCGGATCCTCAACTCGctcatcaagaagaagttCCGCAACAAGGAGGACTTCATGAGCCAGGTGGTCAGCGTGATCAAACGCTATTTCTTCCCCGAGTACTCGGCGCAAACGCTGGTGTTCCTGCTGGGCctgctgttcaacaacaCCGCATGGATCAAGCTCGAGATGTTGGACTTCCTCAAGCACGTGTTCAAGGCCGTCGACCTCACCGACAGCAAGTTTGTCGGGCTGGGAGCCGACCTCGTGTcgccgctgctgcggctgctgaTGACCGACTACGTGGACCTGGCACTTgaggtgctggacgaaGCCAACAGCATCTCTGCGTCGCCGTTCGACAAGCACTacttgatgatgagctCGGGCGACGCCAGCATGCGCCGCGAGTACGAGAAGGTGGCCACGTTGTTCGGCATTCCCGACGAAAGCGGCTGGTCCGTGCCAATCCCGGCCGTCAGCACCGCGCGCACCAGGAACAACATCCACTCGGTGTTTTCGACCTGCGTGGTTTCCACGTCCAAGGAGGGCGACGAACAGCCCGAGCCGCTGGTCGAGCCAGAGTTCAACAGAGACGACTACGTCCACTACAGTCCGGCATGGCCCGACCAGCGCGAGCAGTCGCTGCTCACGAGACAGCAGAGCAGTCtccaggacgacgagtctACGCAGGACCAGAACTCGCTCAGCCACATGCTTGCCACGCTAGAGAACCTCGACTCGTTCTTTACCAAGGAGAACATGGACCTGTCGGGCGCATACGGCCACCAATACAACGGCTCGGTCGACACACGCTCCACCACCGCCACGTCTATGGGCCAGAGCAACTGGGCATTGACACTGGACTCGCCGCAGCTCGACCAGAACATGCAGTTCCCATCCACAGCCTCGTTCAAGACGCTCATGggcgactcgtcgtcgagtCCGGCCAACTTCTCGGTCTCCTCGTTCCGCAACTCTACGCGGCTCAATATGGCTGTTCCGATGCAGTTGAGCAACAAGTCGGCAAGCGACTACTCGTCGAATTTGCAGGAGATTTCCTCTCCGCTGGGCTCGCCCATGGTTTCAGGCCAGAGCCCGCCCGGCGACGACTTCGAGGGCCTGTTCAGGTTTGAGATCCTCCGCCCGTCCAGCAAGGTCAAAAAAAGACCGTCCAAGCTCAACACACcgctcgtcaacaacggcGACCCGTCCATCCCGCTGGCGAAACCGTCTCCCCGGACGCCGCGGAGTTCGCGAACTCCACGCAGTCCCTACAGCAAGAGCATTCGCTTCAGCAGAAACTACTCCTCCACATACAGGAAGTCTGCGCGGCTTTACGACAGTCCGTCGCGCGACAAGCAGGACGCGGCCGATACGCAATGA
- a CDS encoding NADH-ubiquinone oxidoreductase subunit, mitochondrial — MFTKCTGLRPFIRPSIRAFSCSRASLLVKVAKSKSIEDMPNPRDLPRPESKELFRPVYDPKEKYREQGEQLHEFGRYIMACMPKFIQQYSVWKDELIVYCAPSGLVPVATFLKNHTSSQFTACMNITAADYPSRKNRFDVVYDLLSVRFNSRIRIKTFASEMTPIPSLVPLYEGANWLERETYDLFGVFFENHPDLRRIMTDYGFEGHPLRKDFPTTGYTEVRYDSEKRRVVYEPLELTQAWRNFTVGSSVWEQVGAGEDDTPESFRLPEPQPDEEVKK, encoded by the coding sequence ATGTTTACCAAGTGCACAGGCTTGAGGCCGTTCATCAGGCCGTCTATAAGAGCCTTCAGCTGTTCACGTGCCTCTTTGCTTGTCAAAGTGGCCAAGTCCAAGTCCATTGAGGATATGCCCAACCCAAGGGATCTTCCGAGACCAGAGTCCAAGGAGCTGTTCCGGCCAGTGTACGACCCCAAGGAAAAGTATAGAGAGCAGGGCGAGCAGCTTCACGAGTTTGGCAGATACATCATGGCATGCATGCCGAAGTTCATACAGCAGTACTCTGTCTGGAAAGATGAGCTCATTGTTTATTGTGCTCCCTCTGGATTGGTGCCTGTGGCCacttttttgaaaaaccacACCTCGAGCCAGTTCACGGCGTGCATGAATATCACTGCGGCAGATTATCCGTCGCGCAAGAACCGGTTCGACGTGGTGTACGATCTGCTGTCTGTGCGGTTCAACTCGCGGATCCGCATCAAGACGTTTGCGTCGGAGATGACGCCGATCCCGAGCTTGGTGCCGTTGTACGAGGGGGCCAACTGGCTTGAAAGAGAGACGTACGACCTGTTTGGCGTGTTTTTCGAAAACCACCCAGATCTGCGCAGAATCATGACCGACTACGGCTTCGAGGGCCACCCGTTGCGCAAGGATTTCCCCACAACGGGCTACACAGAGGTCAGATACGACTCTGAGAAGAGACGCGTGGTGTACGAGCCGCTGGAGCTCACACAGGCCTGGAGAAACTTCACCGTGGGCTCGTCGGTGTGGGAGCAGGTCGGCGCCGGCGAGGACGACACGCCAGAGAGTTTCCGTCTTCCGGAGCCGCAGCCCGATGAGGAAGTCAAGAAGTAG
- a CDS encoding Actin cytoskeleton-regulatory complex protein END3 produces the protein MPKLEEWEIKKYWQIFSGLKPVNNKLSGDKVSVVFKNSRLDQTQLEKVWDLSDIDVDGQLDFEEFCIAMRLIFDLVNGNTSELPKSLPDWLIPGSKQHLVQANRAVAGNSTGFDSDTDEELMLSSDFDWYISPSDKSRYEDIYASSADRFGRITFQSLSELYKTLNGVPETDISFAWNLVNPKQSETIDKDQCLVFLHILSQRSSGKRVPKSVPPSLRATFNRETPSYDVNDYQAEERKKPSSTKQAFGESYLSKITGSSKIPNNKTDFSATDGTDWEEVKLRRELKELEELIQKAEDAKNNKGLDDKLSLAKYEFENLLKYKEQQVAELGTGSDLQSIRANIEVVQSQVSQLESFLEQKRTELGGLQREIEALR, from the coding sequence ATGCCCAAGCTCGAAGAGTGGGAGATTAAAAAGTACTGGCAGATCTTCAGCGGTCTCAAGCCGGTCAACAACAAACTGAGCGGCGACAAGGTTTCGGTCGtgttcaaaaactcgcGACTCGATCAGACtcagctcgaaaaagtgTGGGACCTGTCGGACATCGATGTTGACGGCCAGCTGGACTTTGAGGAGTTTTGCATAGCCATGCGGCTCATCTTCGACCTTGTCAACGGCAACACGTCGGAGCTGCCTAAATCACTGCCCGACTGGCTGATTCCGGGCTCGAAACAACATCTGGTGCAGGCCAACAGGGCCGTGGCGGGAAACAGCACCGGTTTCGACAGCGAcaccgacgaggagctcatGCTGAGCTCAGACTTCGACTGGTACATTTCGCCGTCCGATAAGTCCAGGTATGAGGACATCTACGCGTCGTCTGCGGACAGATTTGGAAGAATAACGTTCCAATCGCTTTCGGAATTGTACAAGACGCTCAACGGCGTTCCGGAAACAGATATCTCGTTTGCGTGGAACTTGGTGAACCCGAAGCAATCAGAAACGATCGACAAGGACCAGTGTCTGGTTTTTCTGCATATCTTGAGCCAGAGATCTAGCGGCAAGAGAGTACCAAAGTCGGTGCCTCCGTCGCTGAGAGCCACGTTCAACAGAGAGACACCGAGCTACGATGTGAACGATTACCAGGCAGAGGAGCGGAAAAAGCCCAGCAGCACAAAACAGGCTTTTGGCGAGAGCTATTTGAGCAAAATCACCGGTTCTTCCAAAATCCCCAACAACAAGACAGACTTCAGCGCCACAGACGGAACCGACTGGGAGGAAGTGAAGCTGAGACGCGAgttgaaggagctggaggagctgatccaAAAGGCTGAGGACGCAAAGAACAACAAGGGACtcgacgacaagctgagTCTGGCCAAATACGAGTTTGAAAATCTActcaagtacaaggagCAACAGGTGGCCGAGCTGGGAACCGGAAGCGACCTGCAGTCGATCCGGGCCAACATTGAGGTTGTGCAGAGCCAGGTGAGCCAACTTGAGtcgtttttggagcagaaacgGACCGAGCTGGGCGGGCTGCAGCGGGAGATTGAGGCCCTGAGATAA